Proteins from a genomic interval of Nerophis ophidion isolate RoL-2023_Sa unplaced genomic scaffold, RoL_Noph_v1.0 HiC_scaffold_61, whole genome shotgun sequence:
- the LOC133547093 gene encoding zinc finger protein OZF-like isoform X2, with translation MTWPLNPDNKDIDEEHLPHEQEDEPQSPHIHEEEKVPHSQHIKEGGEESKPTHIKEEDETPHTHNVKLTLHIKGQAEDPLILHIKKEEEDLLTPYFKGQKNQLTPHIKRKEEEEDQEPPHIKEEEEEEGISQPKWLEEFPVTGVPVKSEDDEVKGESEERGGGEPPSSSSTQHMTTEADGDHCGGSQADKLLAPLSDSEDTTSHSPDTDDEDSKDDKTCHTDNTHFTSSHCHKTFKYHSLLKRHMRTHTGEKPFSCSLCSKGFTQSIHLKIHMRTHTGEKHFSCLICGKGFTESQSLKVHMRRHTDEKPFVCSICGKGFTSSQCLKRHTRTHTGEKPFPCSICGKSFRESRNLKVHTRTHAVEKPFPCSICGKSFIESQNVKRHMRRHTGEKPFSCSTCGKGFTQSHDLKVHMRRHTGEKPVSCSTCGKGFTASQNMKRHMRTHTGEKSHSCSICNRSFCDRSSLVAHMRRHPGEKVLSCSVCGERLSSK, from the exons ATGACATGGCCCCTAAACCCAGATAATAAAG acatcgatgaagaacatcttcctcatgagcaggaggatgaaccacagtccccccacatacacgaggaagaaaaggtaccacattcccaacacatcaaagaaGGAGGAGAGGAGTCAAAGCCcacccacattaaagaggaagacgagacgccacacacccataatgttaaactgacccttcacattaaagggcaagcggaggacccactcatcttacacatcaaaaaggaagaggaggacctactGACCCCTTACTTTAAGGGGCAAAAGAACcagctgacccctcacattaaaaggaaagaggaagaagaggaccaagagccgccacacattaaagaggaagaggaggaagagggcatcagtcagcctaaatggttggaggagttcccagtgactggtgtccctgtgaagagtgaagatgatgaggtgaaaggtgaaagtgaggagaggggagggggggagcctccaagcagcagctcaacacaacacatgacaacagaagctgatggagaccactgtggaggatcacaagcagacaagctcttagctccactatcagatagtgaggacacaacgtcacactctcctgacactgatgatgaagactctaaagatgataagacatgtcacactgacaacactcacttcacatcttctcactgtcacaaaacttttaaataccatagtcttctgaaaagacacatgagaacacacactggagaaaaacctttttcttgttcactctgtagtaaaggttttacacaaagtatccatttgaaaatacacatgagaacacacactggtgaaaaacatttttcctgtttaatctgtggtaaaggttttacagaaagtcagagtttgaaagtacacatgagaagacacactgatgaaaaaccttttgtttgttcaatctgtggtaaaggttttactagCAGTCAATGTTTGAAAagacacacaagaacacacactggtgaaaaaccttttccctgttcaatttgtggtaaaagttttagagaaagtcgcaatttgaaagtacacacgagaacacacgctgttgaaaaaccttttccctgttcaatttgtggtaaaagttttatagaaagtcagaatgtgaaaagacacatgagaagacacactggtgaaaaacctttttcctgttcaacctgtggtaaaggttttacacaaagtcacgatttgaaagtacacatgagaagacacactggtgaaaaacctgtttcttgttcaacctgtggtaaaggttttactgcAAGTCAGAatatgaaaagacacatgagaacacacactggtgaaaaatcacattcctgttcaatctgcaacagaagcttttgtgaccgatcaagccttgtagcacacatgagaagacacccaggagagaaagtgttgagttgcagtgtgtgtggtgaaagattgtcttctaagtag
- the LOC133547093 gene encoding zinc finger protein OZF-like isoform X1 gives MCHRRIAKYEEELCPTKEEKERQHQLLDAVFKKHQVVLHRTDIDEEHLPHEQEDEPQSPHIHEEEKVPHSQHIKEGGEESKPTHIKEEDETPHTHNVKLTLHIKGQAEDPLILHIKKEEEDLLTPYFKGQKNQLTPHIKRKEEEEDQEPPHIKEEEEEEGISQPKWLEEFPVTGVPVKSEDDEVKGESEERGGGEPPSSSSTQHMTTEADGDHCGGSQADKLLAPLSDSEDTTSHSPDTDDEDSKDDKTCHTDNTHFTSSHCHKTFKYHSLLKRHMRTHTGEKPFSCSLCSKGFTQSIHLKIHMRTHTGEKHFSCLICGKGFTESQSLKVHMRRHTDEKPFVCSICGKGFTSSQCLKRHTRTHTGEKPFPCSICGKSFRESRNLKVHTRTHAVEKPFPCSICGKSFIESQNVKRHMRRHTGEKPFSCSTCGKGFTQSHDLKVHMRRHTGEKPVSCSTCGKGFTASQNMKRHMRTHTGEKSHSCSICNRSFCDRSSLVAHMRRHPGEKVLSCSVCGERLSSK, from the exons atgtgccacagaaggatagcaaagtatgaggaggaactttgtccaacaaaagaggagaaggagcgacaacatcaactactggacgctgttttcaagaaacatcaagttgtgttacacagaacgg acatcgatgaagaacatcttcctcatgagcaggaggatgaaccacagtccccccacatacacgaggaagaaaaggtaccacattcccaacacatcaaagaaGGAGGAGAGGAGTCAAAGCCcacccacattaaagaggaagacgagacgccacacacccataatgttaaactgacccttcacattaaagggcaagcggaggacccactcatcttacacatcaaaaaggaagaggaggacctactGACCCCTTACTTTAAGGGGCAAAAGAACcagctgacccctcacattaaaaggaaagaggaagaagaggaccaagagccgccacacattaaagaggaagaggaggaagagggcatcagtcagcctaaatggttggaggagttcccagtgactggtgtccctgtgaagagtgaagatgatgaggtgaaaggtgaaagtgaggagaggggagggggggagcctccaagcagcagctcaacacaacacatgacaacagaagctgatggagaccactgtggaggatcacaagcagacaagctcttagctccactatcagatagtgaggacacaacgtcacactctcctgacactgatgatgaagactctaaagatgataagacatgtcacactgacaacactcacttcacatcttctcactgtcacaaaacttttaaataccatagtcttctgaaaagacacatgagaacacacactggagaaaaacctttttcttgttcactctgtagtaaaggttttacacaaagtatccatttgaaaatacacatgagaacacacactggtgaaaaacatttttcctgtttaatctgtggtaaaggttttacagaaagtcagagtttgaaagtacacatgagaagacacactgatgaaaaaccttttgtttgttcaatctgtggtaaaggttttactagCAGTCAATGTTTGAAAagacacacaagaacacacactggtgaaaaaccttttccctgttcaatttgtggtaaaagttttagagaaagtcgcaatttgaaagtacacacgagaacacacgctgttgaaaaaccttttccctgttcaatttgtggtaaaagttttatagaaagtcagaatgtgaaaagacacatgagaagacacactggtgaaaaacctttttcctgttcaacctgtggtaaaggttttacacaaagtcacgatttgaaagtacacatgagaagacacactggtgaaaaacctgtttcttgttcaacctgtggtaaaggttttactgcAAGTCAGAatatgaaaagacacatgagaacacacactggtgaaaaatcacattcctgttcaatctgcaacagaagcttttgtgaccgatcaagccttgtagcacacatgagaagacacccaggagagaaagtgttgagttgcagtgtgtgtggtgaaagattgtcttctaagtag